GACTAACGGCTGTTTTTCTAGCCCGCCCGCCCGATGTCAGCCCACTTATTTCGCAGGGActgtgacagtttttttttatcaagaaacCAACAGCGGCTGTGGTGACACTCTGGCCTAGGATTTATTCGATTTGGTgttaaaacattgatttttcacTTGTCTTATTTGCTTTTAAATCTGGACTGGAAATACTCAGAAATTAGTTACTTTGGATGAACGTGTACACCCTTACcagaaatcatgattttttgagttccaaatcacacttttcatacgattttgagttcaggtacttcaaccataaaaatggttatatgggttgaactgaaaaaatcgtatgaaaagtgggatttggaactcaaaatatcatgatttttggtaagggtgtatccAATTTAgagaaaacattttcatttttctttccGTGCTCCGCGGCACACCTTCTTCGCCAAAAAGCGAAACTACAACAAATCTGTCACTCCATCAAAAATGTCAAACGCGTGACGTCAAAAAACGTCTGCGGCCGTGTTGCGTTTCTCTTCGGCAgaaagattttagaaaattctagTAAATATTTGGCCGCAAATTCACCGAAAGGACATCACTTTGTGCAGCAGCATTGTTCCTGTCCCTCCCGATCAACACACGGATTCGATGCGGTGAAATTACGATTGTTCCTTCTGCGCGCAAAAGGTTGCACCCACCCACATCACCATCcagggaggaggaggagggcgAGGCCAGCAGCACCAGGTGAAAATCGATTATTGATCAAGTGAAGAGAAATTGAACGCGATGACCACAAAGGCCGCAAACGGTTCGACGGCGGCCGTTCCGGGGGCCCGCGGTGTGGCACGGGTACTGGCCAAGCTGGAGTCGTCGATCGAGACTGGGAATTATTACGAGGCCCACCAGATGTACCGGACGCTGTACTTTCGGTACTTGTCCCAGCGCAAGTACGAGGAACTGCTGGAGTTGCTTTACAAAGGCTCTTTGACGCTGTTGAACCACGAGCAGCACACGAGCGGAGCGGATTTGGGCCTGCTGATTGTGGACACTTTGGAGAAGGCGGCCAAGCCGGAACAGGAGGCGGAACCGTGGATGCAGAAGATTGCGATGCTGCTGAGCAAAATACCGCAGAATGTGGTGGAGAGGGAAACGCTGCTGGTGAAGGCGGTCAAGTGGAGTGCCACCGTGTGCAAATCGCAGGTTGGCCACCCGCTGATGCACAAACTGATCGCCCAGATCATGTGGAACGAGGACAATCTGGCCCAGGCGAGACATCACTTTCTGCTGTCCAAGGTAAGAGATGAGTTGAGTttcgcgcggatttgctggcaaattttgctcaggcgcggatggCTATTTTGATAATTAATTGAGTGAGATAGAACTactttcaagtttaaaaaaaaatattataactatttttttgttttcgttgatTGCCAAACTAGGATTTCTTAGAAGTTTATtactgaaacaaaattgaattttcttccaaacatttttgtttgtattttcttaattaaaatagATGAGAATCTTCctaataatcttcaaaaagagatttttcaatgcaatctgtaacttttcaaggaacttgtaggtattgatgaagactatttagaaaaaaataagtacatgtgatttttatttaccttttctaaaaaaatatttcccgaaatccgtatttttaatttttgaatctatatctatatttataaaaaatttcgacggttttgttcgaacgcgaatcagttcaatacggagcgtcggatcgaggtgctctttgttgcgttgggttcgtataagcccatggaaggttcttacgccaaaaagttacaactttggccactctggaaccgattccggaaaatctgcagattgtatgggaaaagctgcgtaaaatccaattttgatcacaggaggctgaaattagcaaacaagcaagaaacgtcagaaaACCAAATAAGGCatgacgaagtttgccgggaagagcttgttttttataaaaccccgcatcttttaagccattcagaagtatggtacaaaattttgccgacaagctataaaattttttaaatagtaatttttgtaaaaaaaaataaatctcgtgctaaaaaaattattgcctcatttttttatgtgaaccgttttcaaaatatagaaagtcaaagttaaattttgtccgttAAATTCTggtttttcactttttgaaaatagtgaccatgaaaatatttttttcgaaaagttcagaaaattttctgcaATTTCGCCTAAGAAACATTGCAGATTGAACCACTGGATGCTGacatacagcggcttaaagaaaaagaaaaggaaaattgaaattttttaagtctcaccctaacaaccctccaatttctaatgtccgatttgcaatgttaaaaaattaagaggcagtatttgtagattctgctcggtttgttctagaggtcgtatcgaggtgcttcgatttggatgaaactttcagcgtttgtttgtctatgcatgagatgaactcatgccaaatatgagccctctacgacaaagggaagtggggtaaaacgggcattgaagtttgaggtccaaaacacatgaaaaatcttaaaattgctcgcatttccgtaaaacttcatcaattccaactctcttagatgcattcgaatggtctttcgaagcccttcaaaatgtgctatagacatccaggattggtttaactttttctcatagcttttgcaaattactgttaaaaatggatttttttaaaaccttaatatctttttgcaacagcctccaacacccatactcccttaggtcaaaagataggtaatttcatggactataagcctaaggtgttaactttttggccaatcgcagtttttctcatagttttacgatttttctagaacaaacattttacaacgttagtttttgccctgtaggccaagaagacggcactttttggtctcaattttgtcatattcggaatcctcggtcaatttcacgtaagttagaagtattggagttgtaattttgatttaaaaaataattaaataaaacatttttgaaaatagaaatagatcttattttccctatgatcaatacgtcaaatgctgtatcaagtaggcgaaaacttgttttacccctaattcgacaaaattctaaataatattttaattaattctaaatggcattttttccaatcaaattcaaaattccaacacctcaatctaatgtaaaatttttttttttttttttgtatgggtgttggaggctgttgccaaaagttattaaggttttaaaaaaaatcatttttaacagtaatttgcaaaagctatgagaaaaagtcaaaccaatcctggatgtctatagcacattttgaagggcttcgaaagaccattcgaatgcatctaagagagttggaattgatgaagttttacggaaatgcgagcaattttaagatttttcatgtgttttggacctcaaacttcaatgcccgttttaccccacttccctttgtcgtagagggctcatatttggcatgagttcatctcatgcatagacaaacaaacgctgaaagtttcatccaaatcggagcacttcgatacgacctgtttcacatcggtgaaaaactcgctcttaaatattcgtgaaattttccgatcaagctgaaaaaaatattttcattttttgttttttgaataaaaactaacattttaaaagggccaaacattcaatattacgcactTTTCAAATctcgataattttttttgaatattgttttcgaaaagatcggaaaatttcacgaatgttcaaatttcaatttaattttttccgaACTGTGCTCCAACATTCGAAATTCGaagtttgagaaatttaaaattcaaaacttttttgatttttatagtttgtttactccaaaagtttaaaaattctgatttgttctgaaatttgaaaaaaaaaactaaatatctaaattcataatttaaaagatctccaaactccaaaaactgaggatttcaaaaatttcgaaattcaagaatttacaaattttaaaagtcaaattggaatttaaatacaatcaaaatgtaatttctccaattcccaaatttccaaaaccccaaatttttaaattcttaaaatcttcaaatcttaaattcttaaattcattcttaaattcttaaatttttaaattctttaattatttaattctttaattctttaattcttcaattcttaaattcttaaatttttaaattcttaaattcttaaattcttaaattcttaaattcttaaattcttaaattcttaaattcttaaattcttaaattcttaaattcttaaattcttaaattcttaaattcttaaattcttaaattcttaaattcttaaattcttaaattcttaaattcttaaattcttaaattcttaaattcttaaattcttaaattcttaaattcttaaattcttaaattcttaaattcttaaattcttaaattcttaaattcttaaattcttaaattcttaaattcttaaattcttaaattcttaaattcttaaattcttaaattcttaaattcttaaattgctaaattgctaaatttttaaattcttaaattcttaaattcttaagggtgcacagcaacgaaggaagttgttgtcttcttattccaaaattgtcaaacctGCATCAACGGGATTGTTAagttagtcaaactttgttgtaaattactttgtggacagtactttatgggatgaataaaaatatattccggtagtacccgtagttttgaagatattaaaatatctgtaacaaaaatctgggtgcaaaagctctggttgatgtgcaccgttctaaaatttctaaaatttatcaaatttctataatttctcaaatttctaaagtctttaatttttctaaaatttccttaatttctaaaatttccaaaaatttctaaaatttctcaaatttctaaaatttctcaaatttctgaaatttctcaaatttctaaagtttttaaaatttctaaaatttctaaatttgttttaaatttcttaaatttctaaaatttctaaaatttctaaaattctaaattttttttaaaaatttctgattttttaaaaatttctaattttttttaaatttctaatttttttaaaatttctaatttttttttaaatttctaatttttttaaaatttctaattttcttaaaatttcaatttttttttttatttctaaaatttctaaaatttctaaaatttctaaaatttttaaaatttctaaaatttctaattttttttaaatttcttaaatttctaaaatttctaaaatttctaaaatttctaaaatttctaaaatttctaaaatttctaaaatttctaaaatttctaaaatttctaaaatttccaaaatttttaaaatatttaaaatttctaaaatttctaaaacttctaattttttttaaaaacttctgattttttaaaaatttctaatttttttaaaatttctaatttttttaaaatttctaatttttttttaaatttctaatttttttaaaatttctaattttcttaaaattttctaattttttttatatttctaaaatttctaaaatttctaattttttttaaatttcttaaatttctaaaatttctaaaatttctaaaatttctaaaatttctaaaatttctaaaatttctaaaatttctaaaatttctaaaatttctaaaatttctaaaatttctaaaatttctaaaatttctaaaatttctaaaatttctaaaatttctaaaatttctaaaatttctaaaatatttaaaatttctaaaacttctaattttttttaaaaatttctgatttttttaaaatttctaatttttttaaaatttcaatttttttttaaatttctaattttttttaaatttctaatttttttaaaatttctaattttcttaaaatttctaatttttttttatatttctaaaatttctaaaatttctaaaatttctaaaatttctaaaatttctaaaatttctaaaatttctaaaatttctaaaatttctaaaatttctaaaatttctaaaatttctaaaatttctaaaatttctaaaatttctaaaatttctaaaatttctaaaatttctaaaatttctaaaatttctaaaatttctaaaatttctaaaatatttaaaatttctaaaatttctaaaacttctaatttttttaaaaaatttctgattttttaaaaatttctaatttttttaaaatttctaatttttttaaaatttctaattttttttaaaatttctaatttttttaaaatttctaattttcttaaaattttctaattttttttatatttctaaaatttctaaaatttctaaaatttctaaaatttctaaaatttctaaaatttctaaaatttctaaaatttttaaaatttctaaaatttctaattttttttaaatttcttaaatttcttaaatttctaaaatttctaaaatttctaaaatttctaaaatttctaaaatttctaaaatttctaaaatttctaaaatttctaaaatttctaaaatttctaaaatttctaaaatttctaaatttctaaaatttctaaaatttctaaaatttctaaaatttctaaaatttctaaaaatttctaaaatttttaaaatttctaaaatttttaaaatttctaaaatttttaaaatttctaaaacttctgattttttaaaaaatttccgattttttaaaaatttctattttttttaaatttctatttttttttaatttctaatttttttaaaatttctaattttttttttaaatttttaatttttttaaaatttctaattttcttaaaatttctaatttttttatatttctaaaatttctaaaatttctaaaatttttaaaatttctaaaatttctaattttttttaaatttctaaaatttctaaaatttctaaaatttctaaaatttctaaaatttctaaaatttctaaaatttctaaaatttctaaaatttctaaaatttctaaaatttctaaaatttctaaaatatttaaaatttctaaaatttctaaaacttctaattttttttaaaaatttcggattttttaaaaatttctaatttttttaaaatttctaatttttttaaaatttctaatttttttttaaatttctaatttttttaaaatttctaattttcttaaaatttctaatttttttttatatttctaaaatttctaaaatttctaattttttttaaatttcttaaatttctaaaatttctaaaatttctaaaatttctaaaatttctaaaatttctaaaatttctaaaatttctaaaatttctaaaatttctaaaatttctaaaaatttctaaaatttctaaaatttctaaaatttcttaaatttctaaaatttctaaaatttctaaaatttctaaaatttctaaaatttctaaaatttttaaaatttctaaaatttctataatttctaaaatttttaaaatttctaaaatttctaaaatttttaaaattttgaattcctaaaatttctaaaattttgaattcctaaaatttctaaaattttcaaaatttccaaaaattctaaaaattcaaaaaaaaattctaaattttcccacctttagacgggcttcgatttttaaaaaaatcgccaaaaatctaattttcaaccttttttgatctttaaaaaccattggaaagaagaactcctaaaatttttgaaaatttaatggttggaagtttgacttgtcttgtgtgactttgtcaatgtttttaatttttttattttcttaggggtcaactttggctgtgttttttacaaaaattttatcattttaaaatttttgaaattttattttaacaatttttaaaattattaaatttttgattttttttcaattttccaggACGGTTCCGGCTGCGGCCACATGCTGATCCAGCTGGCCCAGACGAAGGGCGTCCCGTCCGAGATGGACCTGTTTATCGCGCAGGTCATCCTGCAGCAGCTCTGCCTGAAGgagacgacgacggcggcggaaACGTTCGCGACCTACACCAAGTACCATCCAAAGATTGCCTCGAGCGAGCCGCCCTTCATCACGCCGCTGCTCAACTTTTGCTTCTTCCTGCTGCGGGCGATCGAAACGCAGCAGAACCAGCGCAAACTGGCCGTCTTTCGGACGCTGTGTGACCTGTACCGGCCCTCGCTCGAGCGCGATCCGTCCTACGAGAAGTATCTGCAGAAGATCGGCATGATATTCTTCGGGGCGAGTCTGCCGCAGCGGCCCCAGGGCGAGGGAATGGGCGGCATCTTTGGCGACTTGCTGAACCAGTTCTTCCAGGGGTTGGACGACGACCTGGACGGGGACGAAGAGGCGACACCGGCCGGAGGAAGCTTCCCGCGGAGGGCAGCGGCGGCAGTGTCAGCTGCGGGACGAACGGAAAGTCGTGGCGCGCCCAAGGAAGAGCTGGATTAgttgtttttgaatttgtttgatttatgttttttcctTGTTTGTGGAAGCTGCTTGTGAGTGTGGGGGGACGGGTCGCCTGGAGAACTAGAATTGTGCACTAAAAAGCtacacagaaacaaaaaaacgcaGATTTTAACGCCGGTGATTGAAAACGAAGAACAAAAATCGCTATCTCTAatattgcaacaaaaaaaatctaaaacaataCTATTGTTTGACACGCAATCggataataaaatttattaaggcATAAATAAAAGTATTTTCATCATTCCTCAAATTGGTgctgataaaatttaaaaaaaatacgttgtcGACttcaatttgattaaattttgcaaGGTGTATATTGTTGAAGTGTTTCGATATGGTAACGTTTCAAATTTATAAACCagaccaaaatttcaaatttataaacttaaaaacaacaattcgcaattttcagtataagaacgggccttgaccgatcttatgcaccaggttcccgacgaacacgcactgcccttacacctacatctcacccttgctctgagtcagtacgagcaacacgctagaacacgctttgagtgttcgtgccaggcatgcacaccatcttttccggttacgcattttaactcggccgtgggtggtacattacgtagggtttgatgtaagtataagcgcctaaccattcaaactgttatatttttagtttgaattcaaaaactaattgttatttactgtgtattgttttctcctgagtctttcctagtgttgagtcgtgtttatctgttgctatttcttctgtcgcggtgttttgttacaatattttggtcctaagcattttagagaagtgtttcaaaagtacaatagaaatttttgttttaatcctttaatcattccataaattgagtaagggctcgaacctcacttgttaagaaaaaggtgaagtttcaaaacaatggacagtgaaggaaatatactatgtaaagaatcaatagtaaaaggaagatagtaatttatgaagaagatatagaaattaacaacagttaataaaaagaggtaacaaacaagcttagattgtattgagggcaatttacagggaagatgagaaattattcaaatagagcagttctctaggatttcggtcattcgattttttttttgtattttttaatccggctgaaacttttttggtgccttcggtatgtccaaagaagccattttgcatcattagtttgtccatataatttcccatacaaatttggcagctgtccatacaaaaatgatgtatgaaaattcaaaaatctgaatcttttgaaggaattttttgatcgatttggtgtcttcggcaaagttgtaggcatggatacggactacactggaaaaaaatggtacacggtaaaaaaaatttggtgatttttttatttaattttttatcactaaaacttgatttgcaaaaaaacactatttttaatttttttttattttttgatatgttttagaggacataaaaagccaacttttcagaaatttccaggttgtgcaaaaaatcattgaccgagttatgaattttttaatcaatactatttttttcaaaaaatcgaaatattggtcgcaaaaatttttcaacttcatttttcgatgtaaaatcaaatttgcaatcaaaaagaactttagtgaaattttgataaagtgcaccgttttcaagttaaatccatatttaggtgacttttttgaaaaaagtcgcagtttttcatttttttaaattagtgcacatgtttgcccacttttggaaaaaatatttttgaaatgctgagaaaattctctatattttgcttcttcggactttgttgatacgacatttagttgctgagatattgcaatgcaaaggtttaaaaacaggaaaattgatgttttctaagtttcacacaaacagcccaccatttttcaatgtcgatatcacagcaactaatggtccgattttcaatgttaaaatatgaaacatttgtaaaattttccgatcttttcgaaaacaatattttcaaaattttcaaatcaagactaacatttcaaaaaggccaaacattaaatatttcgcccttttaaaatgttagtgttggtttaaaaattttgaaaatattgttttcgaaaagatcggaaaatttcacaaatgtttcatattttaacattgaaaatcggaccattagttgctgagatatcgacattgaaaaatggtgggctgtttgtgtgagacttagaaaacatcaattttcctatttttaaacctttgcatagcaatatctcagcaactaaactgccgttctacgcataattgtcccatgttcaaaaaagtgcaactgagaaaaacgcgattgaaatttttcgaccgatttctgtgtttctacgcataattgtcctgtgggttcctattcgccctatgtgtccctaatcaccccagttagcagtttatcacctttatttgtgattctcttgctttacaaaaggtaaacaagacataatgtttagtaaaactaatgattccgtgtaagaaaatacttggtgggacaattatgcgtagaagtttaacgatgggacaaacagacttggtgttgtttttaatgagtttccgaacaaagtaccagattttatgtttttttcttaaagtacacatcaaaaaacgaaaaaatgtcataaagtcaaaatcgaccaaaactgacatgggacaattatgcgtagaacggcagtaaaggtcgtattaacaaagtccgatgaagcaaaatatagaaaattttctcagcttttcaaaaatatttttttcaatagtgagcaaacatgtgcactaatttaaaaaaatgaaaaactgcgactatttcgaaaaaagttacataaaaacggctataacttgaaaacggtacactttatcaaaatttcactgaagtactttttgattgcaaattcagttttacatctaaaaatgaagttgaaaaatttttgcgaccaaaattttgattttttgaaaaaattagtattgattaaaaaattcataacttggtcaatgattttttgcacaacctggaaatttctgaaaagttggctttttatgtcctctaaaacatatcaaaaaataaaaaaaattaaaaatagtgtttttttgcaaatcaagttttagtgctaaaaagttaaataaaaaaatcaccacattttttttaccgtgtaccatttttttccagtgtagtccgtatccatacctacaactttgccgaagacaccaaatcgatcaaaaaattccttcaaaagatacagatttttgaattttcatacatcatttttgtatggacagctgccaagtttgtatggaaaattatatggacaaactaatgatgcaaaatggcttctttgggtataccgaaggcaccaaaaaagtttcagccggattaaaaaatacaaaaattaaaatcgaagaaaaaagaccgatttcgtagagaactgctcaatagataaataaagaaaaggcacatgataaacaaaattgacatcgctgccaaattaagggaacgCAGACAgattgttacagcagcatcgaTTGATAAAATAGAGtagaaaagcgttgagaaataagagaatcaaataagtaaaatcgaaatcaaatggaagatagtaaacagaagccgttttagaaaatcagtgaaacaaaataaacagaagatagctgttagttgaaatggaaagaagagaaaccccgttctgcgatgctcaggtacatccacagcagttgactcaacatactgcgaatcaaaacaataccgtctacaatcacaaattacttccctttcccacattgtcgcgcccctttcttttggccgtctccactctgaccctcgctggtcaaaggtttacgagtcgtttccacaggccaccagctaggttacaccttgtcatcatgatgactaaaccaagccaacgtggaggtaagaaaataggacacttgcaaggaaccagagccatgctgttttgtccaaacagcactacggatgtagttgggctcattccgggatgttcctcgcctaggtgtgtcaaccgacgagtatcatcagtatcatgcacccttggcctgcaaagaactttgcaagatgattgttgaaattttcgattagaatgtccggtccaaatttcccca
This is a stretch of genomic DNA from Culex pipiens pallens isolate TS chromosome 1, TS_CPP_V2, whole genome shotgun sequence. It encodes these proteins:
- the LOC120416920 gene encoding Golgi to ER traffic protein 4 homolog — translated: MTTKAANGSTAAVPGARGVARVLAKLESSIETGNYYEAHQMYRTLYFRYLSQRKYEELLELLYKGSLTLLNHEQHTSGADLGLLIVDTLEKAAKPEQEAEPWMQKIAMLLSKIPQNVVERETLLVKAVKWSATVCKSQVGHPLMHKLIAQIMWNEDNLAQARHHFLLSKDGSGCGHMLIQLAQTKGVPSEMDLFIAQVILQQLCLKETTTAAETFATYTKYHPKIASSEPPFITPLLNFCFFLLRAIETQQNQRKLAVFRTLCDLYRPSLERDPSYEKYLQKIGMIFFGASLPQRPQGEGMGGIFGDLLNQFFQGLDDDLDGDEEATPAGGSFPRRAAAAVSAAGRTESRGAPKEELD